The following are encoded in a window of Candidatus Methylomirabilis sp. genomic DNA:
- the thrC gene encoding threonine synthase: MKTTNWNGIIDRYRAFLPVTDRTPIVTLNEGNTPLIRAERLRAMLGIEAEVYLKYEGLNPTGSFKDRGMTLAISKAVEEGARAVICASTGNTSASASAYAALAGLRAFVLIPEGKIALGKLAQAMIHGAQVLQIEGNFDEALQIVRQIAADQPIVLVNSVNPYRIEGQKSGAFEVCERLGRSPDYHFIPVGNAGNITAYWKGYQEYFKAGQITSLPKMMGWQAEGAAPIVLGTVVERPETVATAIRIGNPASRHGAVAAAAESGGRIDMVSDSEIIDAYRLLAHTEGVFCELASAASVAGLIKFCRSNRFPKDAVIVCVLTGHGLKEPDAAIRLSQQPVTVKADPEAVLKLLSV; this comes from the coding sequence ATGAAGACGACGAACTGGAACGGAATCATCGACCGATATAGAGCGTTTCTCCCCGTGACCGATCGGACGCCGATCGTCACCCTGAATGAGGGGAATACACCGCTCATTCGCGCCGAACGGCTCCGAGCGATGCTTGGGATCGAGGCGGAGGTGTATTTGAAGTACGAGGGGCTTAACCCAACCGGCTCCTTCAAGGACAGGGGGATGACCCTCGCCATCAGCAAGGCGGTGGAGGAAGGCGCGAGGGCCGTGATCTGCGCCTCGACCGGGAACACCTCGGCCTCCGCCTCGGCATACGCGGCTCTGGCAGGACTGCGCGCCTTTGTGCTGATCCCGGAGGGGAAGATCGCGCTGGGCAAGCTTGCGCAGGCGATGATCCATGGCGCGCAGGTGCTGCAGATCGAGGGCAACTTCGATGAAGCCCTGCAGATCGTGAGGCAGATCGCTGCAGATCAGCCCATCGTGCTGGTCAACTCGGTCAACCCATACAGGATCGAAGGCCAGAAGAGCGGCGCCTTCGAGGTTTGCGAACGGCTGGGCCGGAGCCCCGACTATCACTTTATTCCGGTCGGCAACGCGGGCAATATTACCGCGTACTGGAAGGGGTACCAGGAATATTTTAAGGCCGGACAGATCACCTCGTTGCCGAAGATGATGGGGTGGCAGGCGGAAGGCGCGGCGCCGATCGTCTTGGGGACGGTGGTCGAGCGGCCCGAGACCGTCGCTACAGCCATTCGGATCGGTAACCCCGCAAGCCGGCATGGGGCGGTGGCTGCTGCGGCCGAGTCCGGCGGGCGGATTGATATGGTCTCTGACAGCGAGATTATCGACGCCTACCGTCTCCTAGCCCACACGGAAGGGGTCTTCTGCGAGTTGGCCTCGGCAGCCTCGGTGGCCGGGCTCATCAAGTTTTGCCGATCGAACCGCTTCCCAAAGGATGCGGTCATCGTGTGCGTGCTCACCGGGCACGGTCTGAAAGAACCCGATGCCGCCATCCGTCTGTCGCAGCAGCCTGTGACGGTGAAGGCCGATCCCGAGGCTGTCCTGAAGCTCCTGTCGGTCTAG
- a CDS encoding homoserine dehydrogenase codes for MKSIQIGILGFGTVGSGVVKLIQENSALLQQRLGGKIVIRRIADSDVHRRRNVEVDPTLLTTDATAVLEDPAIDIIVELIGGCDVALRFCRDALNRNKHLVTANKALLATHGLELYRTAATHRVSIGFEASVCGGIPLIRAMKEGLVADRVRSIIGIVNGTCNYILTTMTDSKRPFAEVLAEAQAHGYAEANPSFDVDGIDSAHKLQILATLAFGAYVPFDRIHVEGIRQIDASDIEYARELGYRIKLLAIAKQLNGELEARVHPALIPEDDLLASVGGVHNAVYVVGDAVGSLMFYGRGAGQMPTASAVVSDIAEIARGLLHDPTARGVPPPPISDAEAAVKEMAAVRSCYYLRIMAVDKPGVLSRVTGILGSNNISIVSVIQKGRQEQSAVPIVMMTHEAVEGDMQRSLLAIDQLDVVSGQTVCLRVEGATD; via the coding sequence ATGAAATCGATACAGATCGGCATCTTGGGGTTCGGGACAGTGGGATCCGGGGTTGTGAAGCTGATTCAGGAGAACAGCGCCCTCTTGCAGCAACGGCTTGGAGGGAAGATTGTGATCCGCCGGATCGCCGATAGCGATGTCCATCGTAGGCGAAACGTAGAGGTAGACCCGACGCTGCTGACCACCGATGCGACGGCCGTGTTGGAGGATCCCGCGATCGACATCATCGTCGAGCTGATCGGGGGCTGTGATGTTGCGCTCAGGTTTTGCCGGGATGCACTCAACCGGAACAAGCATCTGGTCACAGCCAATAAGGCGCTCCTGGCTACTCACGGGCTCGAACTGTATCGGACCGCTGCGACGCATCGCGTATCGATCGGGTTTGAGGCCAGCGTCTGTGGCGGCATTCCGCTGATCCGGGCGATGAAAGAGGGGCTGGTGGCCGATCGGGTCCGCTCAATCATCGGAATTGTGAACGGGACCTGTAATTATATCCTCACGACAATGACGGACAGCAAGCGGCCCTTCGCCGAGGTGCTGGCCGAGGCGCAAGCCCATGGCTATGCTGAGGCCAATCCATCGTTCGACGTGGATGGGATCGATTCCGCCCACAAGCTCCAGATCCTGGCGACGCTGGCATTCGGGGCCTATGTCCCCTTCGACCGAATCCACGTCGAGGGGATCAGACAGATCGATGCCTCCGACATCGAATACGCCCGCGAGCTGGGATATCGGATTAAGCTGCTGGCGATTGCCAAGCAGCTGAATGGCGAGCTGGAGGCCAGAGTGCATCCGGCGCTCATTCCGGAAGATGACCTGCTGGCCTCGGTCGGCGGGGTCCACAATGCTGTCTACGTTGTCGGCGACGCGGTGGGCTCCCTGATGTTCTATGGGCGAGGGGCGGGCCAGATGCCGACCGCCTCGGCGGTCGTCAGCGACATCGCGGAAATCGCCAGAGGTCTGCTGCACGACCCAACCGCAAGGGGCGTTCCGCCTCCGCCGATCTCCGATGCGGAGGCTGCGGTTAAGGAGATGGCGGCTGTCCGCTCCTGCTATTACCTCAGGATCATGGCGGTCGACAAACCAGGGGTCCTCTCGAGGGTCACCGGGATTCTGGGCAGCAACAACATCAGTATCGTATCCGTCATCCAAAAAGGACGCCAGGAGCAGAGCGCTGTGCCGATCGTCATGATGACGCATGAGGCGGTGGAGGGCGATATGCAACGGTCGCTGCTGGCCATCGACCAACTCGATGTGGTGAGCGGGCAGACCGTGTGCCTGAGGGTCGAGGGGGCCACCGATTGA